One Stenotrophomonas maltophilia DNA window includes the following coding sequences:
- the ppx gene encoding exopolyphosphatase, which translates to MPHTTTTPPALQDGDLLAAIDLGSNSFHMVIARYTLGQLRVIDRLRETVRMADGLDGKGGLSSAARQRALECLARFGQRIRNVPPHRVRALATNTVRQLRSPQSFLVPAETALGHAIEVVSGREEARLIYLGVAHAQPPKPGQRRLVIDIGGGSTEFIIGMGMQTLERESLQAGCIASTRRFFPGGKLSKKRWKDALAEIGREFQPFASKYRALGWQEALGSSGTHKAISEICATMKLSKGAITAEALPQLRDELLKAKKIDDIQLPGLSSDRRPIIAGGILVLEAAFQALGLQKLLVSKAAMREGILYDIVGRAGENDLRDESVSALSQRYGIDTVQADRVQDTALSLLEQVQERWRLDADDARMLGWAARLHELGLMIAHSGYHVHGSYVLEHSDIAGFSRQEQQMLAALVRSHRRSVTKTAFDALPERLLLTARRLAALLRLAVLLNRAHEDDPLPALELTADDNRLSLIVPQAFIDARPLLRADLIGETDGIAGLGIQFRPFVA; encoded by the coding sequence ATGCCGCACACCACCACGACTCCGCCCGCATTGCAGGATGGCGACCTGCTGGCCGCCATCGACCTTGGCTCCAATAGTTTCCACATGGTCATCGCGCGCTACACGCTCGGCCAGCTGCGGGTAATCGACCGCCTGCGCGAGACGGTGCGCATGGCCGACGGCCTGGATGGCAAAGGGGGACTCTCCTCCGCTGCCCGGCAGCGCGCGCTGGAATGCCTGGCCCGCTTCGGCCAGCGCATCCGCAACGTGCCGCCGCACCGGGTACGTGCGCTGGCCACCAACACCGTGCGCCAGCTGCGCTCGCCGCAGTCGTTCCTGGTTCCGGCCGAAACCGCACTGGGGCATGCCATCGAAGTGGTCAGCGGCCGCGAAGAAGCGCGCCTGATCTACCTGGGCGTGGCCCACGCGCAACCGCCCAAGCCCGGCCAGCGCCGGCTGGTGATCGACATCGGCGGTGGCTCCACCGAATTCATCATCGGCATGGGCATGCAGACCCTGGAGCGCGAAAGCCTGCAGGCCGGCTGCATTGCCAGCACCCGGCGTTTCTTCCCCGGCGGCAAGCTGAGCAAGAAGCGCTGGAAGGACGCGCTGGCCGAGATCGGTCGCGAGTTCCAGCCCTTCGCCAGCAAGTACCGCGCGCTGGGCTGGCAGGAAGCGCTGGGTTCTTCGGGCACGCACAAGGCGATCAGCGAGATCTGCGCGACGATGAAGCTGAGCAAGGGCGCGATCACCGCCGAGGCCCTGCCGCAACTGCGCGACGAACTGCTGAAGGCCAAGAAGATCGACGACATCCAGTTGCCGGGACTGTCCAGCGACCGCCGCCCGATCATTGCCGGCGGCATCCTGGTGCTGGAGGCCGCCTTCCAGGCGCTGGGCCTGCAGAAGCTGCTGGTCAGCAAGGCCGCGATGCGCGAAGGCATCCTCTACGACATCGTCGGCCGCGCTGGCGAGAACGATCTGCGCGATGAATCGGTGTCCGCGCTCAGCCAGCGCTACGGCATCGATACCGTGCAGGCCGACCGTGTGCAGGACACCGCGCTGTCACTGCTGGAACAGGTGCAGGAACGCTGGCGGCTCGATGCCGACGACGCGCGCATGCTCGGCTGGGCCGCGCGCCTGCACGAGCTGGGCCTGATGATCGCGCACAGCGGCTACCACGTGCATGGTAGTTACGTGCTGGAACACTCGGATATCGCCGGCTTCTCGCGGCAGGAACAGCAGATGCTGGCCGCGCTGGTGCGCAGCCATCGCCGCAGCGTGACCAAGACCGCCTTCGACGCCCTGCCCGAGCGCCTGCTGCTGACCGCTCGCCGGCTGGCCGCCCTGCTGCGCCTGGCGGTGCTGCTCAATCGTGCCCATGAGGACGATCCACTGCCGGCGTTGGAACTGACCGCCGACGACAACCGCCTGTCGTTGATCGTGCCGCAGGCCTTCATTGATGCCCGGCCACTGCTGCGCGCCGATCTGATCGGCGAGACCGACGGCATCGCCGGGCTGGGCATCCAGTTCCGGCCCTTCGTAGCCTGA
- the ppk1 gene encoding polyphosphate kinase 1, whose translation MSSLGSLPLPVSPDNDPLRDPALYINRELSQLDFNFRVLAQAMDPQVPLLERLRFMCISCTNLDEFFEIRAAAVRHAQEFGLPPAPDGMSPQAILNAIHDRAAELVDQQYRCWNETLRPALMEAGIGVLGRHSWTDRQKRWLRAYFRNEIMPVLSPLGLDPVHPFPKILNKSLNIVVVLKGTDAFGRAGHLAIVRAPRSLPRIIQLPEKLGGPQNFVFLSSVLSTFVDELFPGMEVQGAYQFRVTRNSELVVDEEEVENLALALRDELVDRGYRPAVRLEIAHDMPREIVRTLLQNFGLTENAVYRIDGPVNLNRIIQLYDLIAQPDLKYPPMTPRTLRDSDGIFETVARHDLLLHHPFDAFTAVLDLIRQAAIDPNVLAIKQTLYRTGKDSLIVDALIQAARNGKDVTVVVELRARFDEEANLGLADRLQEAGVQVVYGVVGYKTHAKMLLIVRREGRKLRRYVHLGTGNYHSGTARAYTDISLITADADIGNDVHLLFQQLSGLASKMKLKRLLQSPFTLHTGILGRIERETRIAAAGRPARIIAKMNALNEPQVVRALYAASQAGVQIDLIIRGACTLRPGVPGVSDNIRVRSIVGRFLEHSRVYWFGNDGAPEMYCASADWLERNLLRRVETCFPILDPELAKRVYREVLQNYLDDNLNAWELDADGIYHKRAPAHDEAPHSAQMALMQGL comes from the coding sequence ATGAGCAGCCTCGGATCCCTCCCCCTCCCCGTGAGCCCGGACAACGATCCGTTGCGCGACCCGGCGCTGTACATCAACCGCGAGCTGTCGCAGCTGGATTTCAACTTCCGCGTGCTGGCGCAGGCGATGGACCCGCAGGTGCCGCTGCTGGAGCGCCTGCGCTTCATGTGCATCTCCTGCACCAACCTCGACGAGTTCTTCGAGATCCGCGCCGCCGCCGTACGCCACGCGCAGGAATTCGGCCTGCCGCCGGCGCCGGACGGGATGAGCCCGCAGGCCATCCTCAACGCCATCCATGACCGCGCCGCGGAACTGGTGGACCAGCAGTACCGCTGCTGGAACGAGACGCTGCGCCCGGCGCTGATGGAGGCCGGCATCGGCGTGCTCGGCCGCCATTCCTGGACCGACCGCCAGAAGCGCTGGCTGCGCGCCTACTTCCGCAACGAGATCATGCCGGTGCTGTCGCCGCTGGGCCTGGACCCGGTGCATCCGTTCCCGAAGATCCTCAACAAGTCGCTGAACATCGTGGTGGTGCTGAAGGGCACCGACGCGTTCGGCCGCGCCGGCCACCTGGCCATCGTGCGTGCGCCGCGCTCGCTGCCGCGCATCATCCAGCTGCCGGAGAAGCTCGGCGGTCCGCAGAACTTCGTGTTCCTGTCCTCGGTGTTGTCCACGTTCGTCGATGAACTGTTCCCGGGCATGGAAGTCCAGGGCGCCTACCAGTTCCGCGTCACCCGCAACTCCGAGCTGGTGGTGGACGAGGAGGAAGTGGAGAACCTGGCGCTGGCACTGCGTGACGAGCTGGTCGACCGCGGCTACCGGCCGGCGGTGCGGCTGGAGATCGCCCACGACATGCCGCGCGAGATCGTGCGCACCCTGCTGCAGAATTTCGGCCTGACCGAGAACGCGGTGTATCGCATCGATGGCCCGGTCAACCTCAACCGCATCATCCAGCTGTACGACCTGATCGCGCAGCCGGACCTGAAGTACCCGCCGATGACCCCGCGCACGCTGCGCGACAGTGACGGCATCTTCGAGACAGTGGCGCGCCACGACCTGCTGCTGCATCACCCGTTCGATGCCTTCACCGCGGTACTGGACCTGATCCGGCAGGCGGCGATCGACCCCAACGTGCTGGCGATCAAGCAGACCCTGTATCGCACCGGCAAGGATTCGCTGATCGTCGACGCACTGATCCAGGCCGCGCGCAACGGCAAGGACGTGACCGTGGTGGTCGAACTGCGCGCGCGCTTCGACGAAGAAGCCAACCTCGGCCTGGCTGATCGCCTGCAGGAGGCCGGCGTGCAGGTGGTGTACGGCGTGGTCGGCTACAAGACCCACGCCAAGATGCTGCTGATCGTGCGCCGCGAGGGCCGCAAGCTGCGCCGCTACGTGCACCTGGGCACCGGCAACTATCACAGCGGCACCGCCCGCGCGTACACCGACATCAGCTTGATCACCGCCGATGCGGACATCGGCAACGACGTGCACCTGCTGTTCCAGCAGCTGTCCGGGCTGGCCTCGAAGATGAAGCTCAAGCGCCTGCTGCAGTCGCCCTTCACCCTGCACACCGGCATCCTCGGCCGCATCGAGCGCGAGACGCGCATCGCCGCCGCTGGCCGTCCGGCGCGGATCATCGCCAAGATGAACGCGTTGAACGAACCGCAGGTGGTGCGCGCGCTGTATGCCGCCTCGCAGGCCGGCGTGCAGATCGACCTGATCATCCGTGGCGCCTGCACCCTGCGCCCGGGCGTGCCGGGCGTGTCGGACAACATCCGCGTGCGCTCGATCGTCGGCCGCTTCCTGGAACACAGCCGCGTCTACTGGTTCGGCAACGACGGCGCACCGGAAATGTACTGCGCCAGCGCCGACTGGCTGGAACGCAACCTGCTGCGCCGGGTCGAAACCTGCTTCCCGATCCTCGACCCGGAGCTGGCCAAGCGGGTCTACCGCGAGGTCCTGCAGAACTACCTGGACGACAACCTCAACGCCTGGGAGCTGGACGCCGACGGCATCTACCACAAGCGTGCCCCGGCGCACGACGAAGCCCCGCATTCGGCACAGATGGCGTTGATGCAGGGGCTGTAA
- the phoR gene encoding phosphate regulon sensor histidine kinase PhoR, which produces MPRHIRSAWLKTLATVAAVLLFAGLVGWFTGHLWLCIALGALATLAWHYWRLRSVLRRLTARQRWDTAEEGTGVWNELDRLLYRNQVEMRVRKRRLLDMLRSYRAAAAALPDAVVVLDRNSQRVQWFNEAATALLGLHHPGDLGEALVERLQPMPLAHWLAGGRNAEPILDVPSPVDPAIRLNLRLIPYSSDYWLLIARDVSKLLRLEQVRRDFVANVSHELRTPLTVVHGYLDMMDPEDFPGTGPMLEEMRKQSQRMAQLVEDLLTLSRLESQEHSEDETVAMQPMLATLRREAEAHSQGRHQISIDDLAGVDLQGSTKELHSAFSNLVTNAVRYTPAGGRIAVEFRREGDGAVLAVRDSGYGIPASHLPRLTERFYRVSSSRSRESGGTGLGLSIVKHILGLHHARLEIESEVGKGSVFSCHFDADHVRPRESAPLTSIEE; this is translated from the coding sequence ATGCCCCGCCACATCCGCTCTGCCTGGTTGAAGACCCTGGCCACCGTTGCCGCGGTACTGCTGTTCGCCGGACTGGTGGGGTGGTTCACGGGCCATCTGTGGTTGTGCATCGCGCTTGGCGCACTGGCCACGCTGGCCTGGCATTACTGGCGCCTGCGCAGCGTGCTGCGCCGGCTGACCGCACGCCAGCGCTGGGACACCGCCGAGGAAGGCACCGGCGTCTGGAACGAGCTGGACCGCCTGCTGTACCGCAACCAGGTGGAAATGCGCGTGCGCAAGCGGCGCCTGCTGGACATGCTGCGCAGCTACCGCGCTGCCGCCGCCGCACTACCCGATGCCGTGGTGGTACTGGACCGCAACAGCCAGCGCGTGCAGTGGTTCAATGAGGCCGCTACCGCCCTGCTCGGCCTGCACCATCCCGGCGATCTCGGCGAAGCCTTGGTTGAACGCCTGCAGCCGATGCCGCTGGCGCACTGGCTGGCCGGCGGCCGCAACGCCGAACCGATCCTCGACGTGCCTTCGCCGGTCGATCCGGCGATCCGCCTGAACCTGCGCCTGATTCCCTATTCGTCGGATTACTGGCTGCTGATCGCCCGCGACGTCAGCAAGCTGCTGCGCCTGGAACAGGTGCGCCGCGATTTCGTGGCCAACGTTTCACACGAACTGCGCACGCCGCTCACCGTGGTCCACGGCTATCTGGACATGATGGACCCGGAAGATTTCCCGGGCACCGGTCCGATGCTGGAGGAGATGCGCAAGCAGAGCCAGCGCATGGCCCAGCTGGTGGAAGACCTGCTGACACTGTCGCGCCTCGAATCGCAGGAACACAGCGAGGATGAGACCGTGGCCATGCAACCGATGCTGGCGACCCTGCGCCGCGAAGCCGAAGCGCACAGCCAGGGCCGCCACCAGATCAGCATCGACGACCTGGCCGGCGTTGACCTGCAGGGCTCGACCAAGGAACTGCACAGCGCCTTCTCCAACCTGGTCACCAATGCGGTGCGCTATACGCCGGCCGGTGGCCGCATCGCCGTGGAGTTCCGCCGCGAAGGCGACGGTGCCGTGCTGGCGGTGCGCGATTCCGGCTATGGCATCCCGGCCTCCCACCTGCCGCGCCTGACCGAACGTTTCTACCGTGTCTCCAGCAGCCGCTCCCGCGAAAGCGGCGGTACCGGCCTGGGCCTGTCCATCGTCAAACACATCCTCGGCCTGCACCACGCACGGCTGGAGATTGAAAGCGAGGTCGGCAAGGGCTCGGTGTTCTCCTGCCATTTCGATGCCGACCACGTGCGCCCGCGCGAGTCCGCCCCCCTGACCTCCATCGAAGAATGA
- the phoB gene encoding phosphate regulon transcriptional regulator PhoB, whose amino-acid sequence MQKRILIVDDEPAIREMVAFALRKGDYEPVHAGDAREAQTAIADRVPDLILLDWMLPGTSGLDLARRWRKETLTREVPIIMLTARGEENDRVGGLEAGVDDYVVKPFSARELLARIRAVMRRAREDDEDGSVAVGPIRIDGAAHRVFANDQPVPIGPTEYRLLHFFMTHPERVYTRAQLLDHVWGGSVYVEERTIDVHIRRLRKTLEPFNAENMVQTVRGAGYRFSTAT is encoded by the coding sequence GTGCAGAAACGCATCCTGATCGTCGATGACGAGCCCGCGATCCGTGAAATGGTCGCCTTCGCCCTTCGCAAGGGCGATTACGAACCGGTCCACGCCGGCGACGCCCGTGAGGCCCAGACCGCCATCGCCGATCGCGTCCCCGACCTGATCCTGCTGGACTGGATGCTGCCCGGCACCAGCGGCCTGGACCTGGCCCGCCGCTGGCGCAAGGAAACCCTGACCCGCGAAGTGCCGATCATCATGCTCACCGCCCGCGGCGAAGAGAATGACCGCGTCGGCGGCCTTGAAGCCGGCGTCGACGACTACGTGGTCAAGCCGTTCTCGGCGCGCGAACTGCTGGCCCGCATCCGTGCGGTCATGCGCCGTGCCCGCGAGGACGACGAGGACGGCAGCGTGGCAGTCGGCCCGATCCGCATCGACGGTGCCGCCCACCGCGTGTTCGCCAACGACCAGCCGGTACCGATCGGCCCGACCGAATATCGCCTGCTGCACTTCTTCATGACCCACCCGGAGCGCGTCTATACCCGCGCGCAGCTGCTGGACCATGTGTGGGGCGGCAGTGTGTACGTGGAGGAACGCACCATCGACGTGCACATCCGCCGCCTGCGCAAGACGCTGGAACCGTTCAACGCCGAAAACATGGTGCAGACCGTGCGCGGCGCCGGCTACCGCTTCTCCACTGCCACCTGA
- a CDS encoding M48 family metalloprotease, whose protein sequence is MVAPCPATLGAPRPRTSCLRALLLTTAVTLALAMPLAQAQEKLPDIGSSAGELLTPARQAEYGAMMLRELRNYGYLLDDPLVNDWLQTMGTRLGSNSDQPRQPYTFFVMKDRQINAFATLGGYIGVNAGLVLTAEREDEVAAVLSHEIAHVTQQHVLRGVERAQRDQIPILLGMLAAVVAAQASNSTSSGNATMAAISSGMGLMQQRQINYTRSNESEADRLGIRTLARSGYDVDAMAGFFERMASAMRGNDGGYSVPEFLRTHPVNITRISEAKARAEQMKKDTVLLTTTTPSGERRERVDPADPSLAEPMLRGNNPLLPSSVLRIPMGQLTRGASGDFDWARERLRVLSADSTPELEREYADLAKRQKDGLNDAQRYGQALAVMRGGRAGATQARQTLAGLLQTRPDNLWLALGLGEAESRAGQATQANNRFEQLLREHPNSRPVALTYAEILNEQGSREAGQRAQAMLRPLLSQSGNDPVFQQRYARASELAGDSVRASEAYAEAAFLSGRPEQSLMQLQALKRNPALDYVGRARVDARIEAITPTVLELRRQGVQDPDLDRR, encoded by the coding sequence ATGGTTGCCCCCTGCCCTGCCACGCTTGGCGCGCCCCGCCCGAGGACCTCCTGCTTGCGAGCCCTGCTGCTGACTACCGCCGTCACCCTGGCCCTGGCCATGCCGCTGGCCCAGGCCCAGGAGAAGCTGCCCGACATCGGCTCGTCGGCCGGCGAGCTGCTGACCCCGGCGCGGCAGGCCGAATACGGCGCGATGATGCTGCGCGAACTGCGCAACTACGGCTACCTGCTGGACGATCCGCTGGTCAACGACTGGCTGCAGACCATGGGCACCCGGCTCGGCTCCAACAGTGACCAGCCGCGGCAGCCGTACACCTTCTTCGTGATGAAGGACCGCCAGATCAACGCTTTCGCCACGCTGGGCGGCTACATCGGGGTCAATGCCGGCCTGGTGCTGACCGCCGAGCGCGAGGACGAGGTGGCCGCAGTGCTGTCGCACGAAATCGCCCACGTCACCCAGCAGCATGTGCTGCGCGGGGTCGAGCGCGCCCAGCGCGACCAGATCCCGATCCTGCTCGGCATGCTGGCGGCGGTGGTGGCCGCCCAGGCCAGCAACAGCACCTCCTCGGGCAACGCGACCATGGCTGCGATCAGCTCGGGCATGGGCCTGATGCAGCAGCGCCAGATCAACTACACCCGCTCCAACGAGTCCGAGGCCGACCGCCTCGGCATCCGCACCCTGGCCCGCAGCGGCTACGACGTGGATGCCATGGCCGGCTTCTTCGAGCGGATGGCATCGGCGATGCGCGGCAACGACGGCGGCTACAGCGTGCCCGAGTTCCTGCGCACCCATCCGGTCAACATCACCCGCATCAGCGAGGCCAAGGCCCGCGCCGAGCAGATGAAGAAGGACACGGTGCTGCTGACCACCACCACCCCCAGCGGCGAGCGCAGGGAGCGGGTCGATCCGGCCGACCCGAGTCTGGCCGAGCCGATGCTGCGCGGAAACAACCCGCTGCTGCCCAGCAGCGTGCTGCGCATTCCAATGGGCCAGCTCACCCGCGGCGCCAGCGGCGACTTCGACTGGGCGCGCGAGCGCCTGCGCGTGCTCAGCGCGGACTCCACCCCCGAACTGGAACGCGAGTATGCCGATCTGGCCAAGCGGCAGAAGGATGGCCTGAACGACGCCCAGCGCTATGGCCAGGCGTTGGCCGTGATGCGCGGCGGTCGTGCCGGCGCCACCCAGGCCCGGCAGACCCTGGCGGGCCTGCTGCAGACCCGGCCGGACAACCTGTGGCTGGCGCTGGGCCTGGGCGAGGCCGAATCACGCGCCGGCCAGGCCACCCAGGCCAACAACCGCTTCGAGCAGTTGCTGCGCGAGCACCCCAACAGCCGTCCGGTGGCACTGACCTATGCCGAGATCCTGAACGAACAGGGCAGCCGCGAGGCGGGCCAGCGCGCGCAGGCCATGCTGCGGCCCCTGCTGTCGCAAAGCGGTAACGATCCGGTCTTCCAGCAGCGGTACGCCCGCGCCAGCGAGTTGGCCGGCGACAGCGTGCGTGCCAGCGAGGCCTATGCCGAGGCGGCCTTCCTCAGCGGCCGCCCGGAACAGTCGCTGATGCAGCTGCAGGCGCTCAAGCGCAACCCGGCACTGGACTATGTCGGCCGGGCCCGGGTGGACGCGCGCATCGAAGCGATCACTCCCACCGTGCTGGAGCTGCGCCGCCAGGGCGTGCAGGACCCGGATCTGGACCGCCGCTGA
- the grxC gene encoding glutaredoxin 3, with protein MTAQTAGGAPAITIYSTAVCPYCVAAKNFLKSKGQQWTEVRIDLDPAEREKMMALTRRTSVPQIFVGDVHVGGYDDMMALHREGKLEPLLAGQGQA; from the coding sequence GTGACAGCCCAGACCGCCGGCGGTGCCCCCGCCATCACCATCTATTCCACCGCCGTCTGCCCGTACTGCGTGGCCGCCAAGAACTTCCTGAAGAGCAAGGGCCAGCAGTGGACCGAGGTCCGCATCGACCTGGACCCGGCCGAGCGCGAGAAGATGATGGCGCTGACCCGCCGCACCAGCGTGCCGCAGATCTTCGTGGGTGATGTCCATGTCGGCGGGTACGACGACATGATGGCCCTGCACCGTGAAGGCAAGCTCGAGCCGCTGCTGGCCGGGCAGGGCCAGGCATGA
- a CDS encoding carboxymuconolactone decarboxylase family protein produces the protein MSAADDGSKDRIAEFTEFRKRMNERILGEPNQVVRRFFALDTQTYQAGALDVKTKELLGLVASMVLRCDDCISYHVAQCKDAGVTREEFFETFSVGLVVGGSIVIPHLRRAVDFLDQLEGGAAAPAAHEH, from the coding sequence ATGAGCGCGGCCGACGACGGCAGCAAGGACCGCATCGCCGAGTTCACCGAGTTCCGCAAGCGCATGAACGAGCGCATCCTGGGTGAACCGAACCAGGTGGTGCGCCGCTTCTTCGCGCTGGATACGCAGACCTACCAGGCCGGCGCGCTGGACGTGAAGACCAAGGAGCTGCTGGGCCTGGTGGCCTCGATGGTGCTGCGCTGCGACGACTGCATCAGCTACCACGTGGCCCAGTGCAAGGACGCCGGGGTGACCCGCGAGGAGTTCTTCGAGACCTTCTCGGTCGGCCTGGTGGTCGGCGGCTCCATCGTGATCCCGCACCTGCGCCGCGCGGTCGATTTCCTTGACCAGCTCGAAGGTGGCGCCGCCGCCCCGGCAGCGCACGAGCATTGA
- a CDS encoding isocitrate dehydrogenase produces the protein MTQKITVIRGDGIGPEIMDATLFVLDQLKTGLEYEDADAGLVALEKHGDLMPAVTLESIARNKVALKSPLTTPVGGGFTSINVSLRRHFDLYANVRPAHTFPNTKSRFDNVDLITVRENTEGAYLAEGQEVSADGETAFSGTRITRKGSERIVRYAFELAKSTGRKKVTAVHKANIIKSTSGLFLNVAREVAAQYPEIEFQEMIVDNCCMQLVMRPEQFDVIVTTNLFGDIISDLCAGLVGGLGLAPGANIGKDAAIFEAVHGTAPDIAGQGKANPCALLLAAAQMLDHVGQPENAERLRKAIVATMEAKDSLTGDLGGTGTTMSFAQAIASRL, from the coding sequence ATGACGCAGAAAATTACGGTCATCCGCGGCGACGGCATTGGCCCGGAAATCATGGACGCCACCCTGTTCGTGCTCGACCAGCTCAAGACTGGCCTGGAGTACGAAGACGCCGACGCCGGCCTGGTGGCCCTGGAAAAGCACGGCGACCTGATGCCGGCGGTGACCCTGGAATCGATCGCGCGCAACAAGGTTGCGCTGAAGAGCCCGCTGACCACCCCGGTCGGTGGTGGCTTCACCTCGATCAACGTCAGCCTGCGCCGCCACTTCGACCTGTACGCCAACGTGCGTCCGGCTCACACCTTCCCGAACACCAAGTCGCGTTTCGACAACGTCGACCTGATCACCGTTCGTGAGAACACCGAAGGTGCCTACCTGGCCGAAGGCCAGGAAGTGTCGGCCGACGGCGAGACCGCCTTTTCCGGCACCCGCATCACCCGCAAGGGCTCCGAGCGCATCGTGCGCTACGCCTTCGAGCTGGCCAAGAGCACCGGCCGCAAGAAGGTCACCGCCGTGCACAAGGCCAACATCATCAAGTCGACCTCGGGTCTGTTCCTGAACGTCGCCCGTGAAGTGGCCGCGCAGTACCCGGAAATCGAATTCCAGGAAATGATCGTCGACAACTGCTGCATGCAGCTGGTGATGCGTCCGGAACAGTTCGACGTGATCGTCACCACCAACCTGTTCGGCGACATCATCTCCGACCTGTGTGCTGGTCTGGTCGGTGGCCTGGGCCTGGCCCCGGGTGCCAACATCGGCAAGGACGCGGCGATCTTCGAAGCCGTGCACGGCACCGCGCCGGACATCGCCGGACAGGGCAAGGCCAATCCGTGCGCGCTGCTGCTGGCAGCCGCGCAGATGCTGGACCATGTCGGCCAGCCGGAAAACGCCGAGCGCCTGCGCAAGGCCATCGTGGCGACCATGGAAGCCAAGGATTCGCTGACCGGCGACCTGGGCGGTACCGGCACCACCATGAGCTTTGCCCAGGCCATCGCCAGCCGCCTGTAA
- a CDS encoding cysteine hydrolase family protein: MNLTAFGLASLIGMAATTPVTAAEPVHPTIRHMAGAPVAASLDAAKTAVLVIDFQNEYFDAKAAPGFAGGRMVIPDGVAALRQAKRVVEFADAHGIRVIHVQHVLPAGAPLFAQGSINAAFHRDLQPRKGEAVVQKDNVSVFAGNSAAVLDTVLKDAGIDTLIVTGLQTHACVAGAARDAAAAPRGYRVIVSSDASASRDLDLAGGQRIDHRALHDASLAQIEDAFGDVMSTDAILALPVRKAGDGA, encoded by the coding sequence ATGAATCTCACCGCCTTCGGCCTGGCCAGCCTGATCGGCATGGCCGCCACTACGCCGGTCACTGCTGCCGAGCCGGTCCATCCCACCATCCGCCATATGGCGGGCGCGCCGGTCGCGGCCTCGCTGGATGCGGCGAAGACCGCCGTGCTGGTGATCGACTTCCAGAACGAGTACTTCGATGCCAAGGCCGCGCCGGGCTTTGCCGGTGGCCGCATGGTCATTCCCGATGGCGTGGCCGCACTGCGCCAGGCCAAGCGGGTGGTCGAGTTCGCCGATGCTCACGGCATCCGCGTGATCCATGTGCAGCACGTGTTGCCGGCCGGCGCACCGCTGTTCGCGCAGGGCAGCATCAATGCCGCCTTCCATCGCGACCTGCAGCCGCGCAAGGGTGAGGCCGTGGTGCAGAAGGACAACGTCAGCGTGTTCGCTGGCAACTCGGCCGCGGTGCTCGACACGGTGCTGAAGGATGCCGGTATCGACACGCTGATCGTCACCGGCCTGCAGACCCATGCCTGTGTGGCCGGTGCTGCGCGCGACGCGGCGGCGGCTCCGCGCGGCTACCGGGTGATCGTATCGTCCGATGCCAGCGCAAGCCGCGACCTGGACCTGGCCGGTGGCCAGCGCATCGATCATCGCGCACTGCACGACGCCTCGCTGGCGCAGATCGAAGACGCCTTCGGTGATGTCATGAGCACCGACGCGATCCTGGCGCTGCCGGTGCGCAAGGCTGGCGACGGCGCTTGA
- a CDS encoding LysR family transcriptional regulator — MDHFAALRALRAIVDAGSFTAAAERLGTTHSAMSRQLRQLEEHLQVRLLDRNSRRLSLTEAGRDYYREAAALLDRLQEADDRVRAGQAQPSGIVRISVPQVVASQELPHWLPSFLQRYPQVALDLSADDQLVDVVGGGFDLALRIAPSLPDSRLVARELASCPRILVAAPAYLAQHGLPRQASDLAQHTLLGFSPTPSMAPWQLQGPRGATASIEAGQRLRVDATPALYAAALAGMGISLFTALTVQEDLRAGRLIRVLPAWHAGQRRYFALYPHARALAPKVRALVEHLAAHYAAQVGAAG; from the coding sequence ATGGATCACTTCGCCGCCCTGCGTGCGCTGCGCGCCATCGTCGACGCAGGCAGCTTCACCGCTGCTGCCGAGCGCCTGGGTACCACCCACTCGGCGATGTCACGGCAGCTGCGGCAGCTGGAAGAGCATCTGCAGGTGCGACTGCTCGATCGCAACAGCCGCCGGCTGTCACTGACCGAAGCCGGTCGCGACTACTACCGCGAGGCGGCAGCGCTGCTGGATCGCCTGCAGGAAGCAGATGATCGCGTGCGTGCCGGGCAGGCGCAGCCCAGTGGCATCGTACGCATCAGCGTGCCGCAGGTGGTGGCCAGCCAGGAGTTGCCGCATTGGCTGCCGTCGTTCCTGCAGCGCTACCCGCAGGTCGCGCTTGACCTGTCGGCGGATGACCAACTGGTTGATGTCGTCGGTGGCGGCTTCGACCTGGCCCTGCGCATCGCGCCTTCCTTGCCGGACAGCCGGCTGGTCGCACGCGAGCTGGCCAGCTGCCCGCGCATCCTGGTCGCTGCGCCGGCCTATCTGGCACAGCACGGTCTGCCCCGGCAGGCTTCGGACCTCGCGCAGCACACGCTGCTGGGCTTCAGCCCCACGCCGTCAATGGCGCCCTGGCAGTTGCAGGGGCCGCGCGGTGCCACCGCGAGCATCGAGGCGGGGCAGCGCCTGCGCGTGGACGCCACGCCGGCGCTGTACGCCGCCGCGCTGGCCGGCATGGGCATCAGCCTGTTCACTGCGCTGACCGTGCAGGAGGACCTGCGCGCCGGCCGCCTGATCCGTGTGCTGCCGGCCTGGCACGCAGGACAGCGGCGTTACTTCGCGCTGTATCCGCATGCGCGGGCGCTGGCGCCGAAGGTGCGTGCGCTGGTCGAGCACCTCGCGGCGCACTACGCTGCGCAGGTGGGCGCGGCAGGGTAG